The Sminthopsis crassicaudata isolate SCR6 chromosome 5, ASM4859323v1, whole genome shotgun sequence genome contains the following window.
taaaaaaaattactcatgcatatatactgtcaaaaattataaataaaatttaaaaaaaataaaacaattagctttcacacctaaaaaaaaaaaaagagatgatatcTCTAAAAATGCAAGTTCCATCATCTTGTTACCACGCTTTGCTGTTTCAGATTGTgattagttttaaaatatgtgtatatgtgtgtgtgtgtgtgtgtgtgtgtgtgtgtgtgtgtgtgtgagttcaTGCATGGgtgcaattgggattaaatgatctACACAggttttgaggctggatttgaactcagccttTCAATTCCagagatggtgctctatccactacaccacctagctgcccctcatgctTCATTTTTAAGGGACCCTTGTGTCCAATAATACCAGGAGGACTTCAGGTACAAAGCTGAGAACTCTTTCCTCTGCATTTCTGGTGTTCCTGTCCCTCTGCATCCCCTCCATCATGGGGCAAGGATGTCACACAGAAAATCAGAGGGACTAACTAGCCCTGGCCAATGACAGGGACTCTGCCTACCTCCAATGAGGAAGAGAATCAACATTACAGGGTAGAAGAATCCCAGAACAAAGCAGAAGATGTACTCGTGGACAATAGCGGAGACCAGGAACACACTGAGCATGGCTGGACCTCGTGCCTTGACACCTAGGAGCTAGACAGGGAGAGAAGGTGGAGGAGTGAGTCCATCAGGCAGTATTCTGAGCCCTGTCCCGCTGAAGCCTTCctaaggaagccaggaggcaaaaGGGACAGGGTTTCAAGGACTGAAGAAGAGAGAGGCATCAGACACTGTCGGAAGAACCCAGTTTTCTGATATTGATTAACTATGTGGActtaaacaataatatttcttctgGTCTCAGTTTATTCAACTCAAAAATCAAGAGGTTCGATTAGCACTAGGATTCATGAACTTcccctttaaaattttataactatttaaatatgatggatttcttatttttatttcctccgtaactctatattttattttatgcatttaaaaacattatacaaCATATTAATAACaggtttgtttttcttgccttctcattaGATGGAGATTAGGTGGgttgaggaagagaatttggagctaaaaataaaagaataaaaaactctgcttaaaaaataaatttgaaaaaaatattctatgagAATGGCtcagagcagctagatggcattgTGGACAGAAcactaaagtcaagaggacctgagttcaaatatgacctcagacacttaagtttactagttgtgtgaccataggcaagttacttaatccaaattgcttttcaaaaagaaaaagaaaaaaaaattagaggaatcCATAGGCTTCCCTAGCCTGCCGAAGGAGTCTGaggagcaacaacaacaacaaaaaaagggctAAGAACTACACTAGATGATGTCTAAGATGCCAATTTTCAATAGTCTCAGGTCTTTCCAATTCCAGAAACTTGTAAGAGAAGGAATAATACTGGAAATGATGCATAGGAGGCAGAAAATTATGAGGTCTACGGTGGGGAAGTGGCCACTGGCCAGGAACCTAGCCAAATTTTTGTGTAAGGAactgggaagagggaaggggaacatAAGGTGCAGTTCTGCCttagttccttcatttgtaaaattaagttCTTAAAAGATTTGTGTGGAAGTCCTTAAAAAAAGGTTCGATGGCTTTCTTTCCACTTCTGATCTTGAATCTGTTCTAAAACTGAGTGAGGGATGATGGGTCAGGGAGAGAGGTGGGCTGAAGAATAAAATGCTGGATAAATAAtagcaaaggaaagggaagttagaaAGCTCCAGGGATTTTCCAGCAATTAATTTTGAGGAGAGGAGCAAGTTGAGACAAGGCTGGGAGGAGGTTATAGGATATGAACCCTAAAATGGAAGGGATTTCATAAGCTGTCTGTGGCACcttctcatttacagatgaagtcTACAGGATCTGGGAAGGCTAAGTAATTTAAACTAAGAAGGCTAATctgatttctttaatatttacagGGAAACCTTATTGACTAGGGACATGGAGACTTGTCCCAGAAGGTCTGAGAGTTCTGGGGAGTAAAAGTGGTCTTAGGGCTTCATCTTACCCGAAGTCCATCCTGGTAGATGTAGCTGTAGAGCCAGTCATGGACCACCACATTCCAGGTCCGATAGTAGTTAGAGAAGGATGTTGAGTTCCACCAATCCTGCGGTTGGAAAAGCAGGGGTCAAGGGTTGGGCTGTTTAATACTGACCAGAGAGTTCCTGTCACCTATGACTCTGTCATAGTTCTCCCCAGTCCCAACAAGACCacatggattttcccaaaggttGTGAAATGGGCAAAACCTCACCTTTTCTGGAGATGCCAACTTAAGGAAGTAAGTACCTTTCAGCATTCCTAGTTCCTTATCCAAATTTAACCTTAGAAAAGGAgctgataattgtataaatatgtatacatatattggatttaacatatattttaacatgtgtagCATGTATtgtattacctgccatctaggggacagggtggagggaaggaggggaaaatttggaacaaaaagttttgcaaagattaatattgaaaaattatccatggagatcttttgaaaataaaaagctttggagaagctaggtggcatagtgaataaagtaccagccctggagttaagaaggacctgagtttgaatttgacctcagacacgtagcactttctggctgtgtgaccttgggcaagtcacttaaccccaattgcctcaaccaaaaaaaaaaagaaaagaaaaagaaaaagctttaattaaaaaaaaaattagaataaaggggaaaaaaggatctgatatcaaagcatgctattttttactttctatattatttttcatcctttttttcttctttgggtcTGTGTCTTCTTTTACATAACAAATATGATAATATGTTCTGCATAACTGAACATGTATAATGTATagcaaattgcttactgtcttagggagggagaggtgaaaggaagagaaaaaattgggaaactaaattttttaaatgaatattgttaaaaattttctttaccaattgataaaaaataatattttatttttcctcattacatgtaaagaaaatttttacaACCACTGTATCCTTTTTaaaagtggtacagtggatgtaGTTTGGGGCCTGGAAGTCAGGAAgcttcatctttctgaattcaaatccagtctcaaatacttactagctgtgtgaccctgcacaaggcTACACAAggaccttgtttgcctcagtttccttatctgtaaaatgagctggagaaggaaatggaaaaccattccagtatctctgccaagaaaaccccgataGGGGTCACAATGAGTTGAACACAATTTAATAACAGCAATTGGGGGAAAGTCTCATAATAGCGAGAGAAtgattctctctgtgtgtctttatctctgtgtgtgtgtgtgtttctttgtctctgtctctgtctccattgATTTGTATATATGTCTGAAATTTCTTCCAGAGAAGCTGTTTGTAACTTGGTCTTAGGCATGGGATATATTAGGTTTGCCTGGAAAGCTAAGAGGTTAAGGGTATCTGTCAGCTGACACAGCTGGTATGTGTCAGAGACAAGCCTTGAACTGTGGGCTTTCTGATTTGTGAAATTTGTCCAAGCAGCTTAACAATAGTCCTGGTAGATGTAAAAAGCATTAccaaggaaagatttttttgagAGAGAGGAACATTCCCAATTCCTGACATCATGCCCCTGGGAGATcacctattttatttattggtgaagttttcccttttcccttcatttctacttccctctGCCCTTCTTCCTACTTACCCTGTAGAACATTCGGTCTGCAAACCGTAGCATCTCTGCAAAGGCATTGAGCCAGCaatgaagaaaggcaaagaatATGAGCAATAGCATGAAGATACCTAGGGATGATGGCAGGAGATTAGAACagcctcttcctcccttctccctccatcttttGAGGTTAAATCTTGTTCTACCCAGTCacagtctctatctctgtctctgtctcagtctgtgtgtgagtgtgtgtgtgtgtgtgtctcccctTCTAGGACTCTTGCTTTCCCCTTTTTGTGAAAGCTTTTTCCTTTAGTGTCTCATGCCCCAAATTATCTTCTTAGTTTTAAGAATTGTTACTAGCTGCTCATATTCTCCCACTCCCCTCTAGCCACTAAGCCAAGAGAAGCATCCTGTATCCTGCATCCCATTTTGCTTCCAGTCTCCAGGAGGGACCCACCGGGCAATGTGGCATGCATGATAGAGAGCACCAGGGCTCGGGTACTGAAGGGCTCACGGCTCATGTTGTCAAAGACAGGAACACAAAGGCGACCGAGTATGAAACAGGCGTAGAACAGACACCCCAGGACCTGGGGAAAGGATGGAGGCACAGGACACCGTTGGCAAGTATTTTCTGCATCCACCCATCCTGCATATCTTATCTCATCTGGACCCCTAGCTTCTGAATCCTTCTCCTTGAACCCCCACCTTGTTTGTGCCCAAAGTCTCTACCAGACCTTTCCCCACCCCTCTAGtacctctccttcccccccccaacaaCAGATTACTTCCCTCCCACCACCTCCATCACTTCCCATCCTCTGACCTGGGCAAAGTTCTTGGCCACATAATTCCACCTGATATGGGTTGTCCTGGAGCAGTAATTTGGGTTGTGTCACAGTCTCCCCAAGAAGTCTTACTTTTGAACCCTTGGAGTCCCTTTCCCTCAGTTGCTTAATTACCCCCCCTCAGGTGGGGGAATACCTAAGAGAAAGGGATCTGGGATGTCTGGTGCCTTCAGATGGAAGGAGGGATCCAGAGCTTCAGGGCAGGGTCAAGGATcccagggagaaagggaaagcagAAAGATAGGGTTGTAGGTGGGTTGGGCATTCAGGGTAGGACAGAAAGCTCTCACCTGGGATAATTCTCTCTATACATGAGTGTGGGGCAGAAGAGGAAGTAGAGGTAGCTGGAGAAACTGGGAGCTTGGGTTTTCTCACCTATAGAGATGATGGAGACAAGGGCAAagtgaagaaggaggaagggtctaggtaataataataataataataataataataataattaataataataattaataataaaaataatagggaaATGTAGAGAAGGACCAGATTCTGACTGGAGTTGAGTAAGGAGAGTAAGGACACAAGGAATGAGAGGAGGATCTAGAGGGAGATGATGGTTTTAAGGgaagaatataagaaataaaatctgtTCCAAGCCAACTAGGAGCAGGCAATCTTATTTTTCATGACCTTACTCAGAGGTACTTTATCTCTTGAGGTCAGGTCTTACCCCACCCAAGGCAGTCTTCTGTCAGGTTTCCTATCCTTCTTCCTTTTATAGGAAACCTATCTCACTCATCTCACACTGTTATCTCCCTAACAATTCTGATTGTGTCATTCTTTCCTCAAAAGCCTTCTGGAGTCTGTGTTACCATGGTCTATTCCAGGGGAAAGAATGGTGGGTGAAAAAAATCTAAGTCAAGGTGGAGGAGGAGCAACAAAGACCAGTGTCTGTGTTAAGGTCTGTCATCTTTGCCTGGGAAGAGCTGATTGTGGTAAGGAATGAGAAGGATGGGGCAGGAGTTTTAGGGAAATAGGGTGCAGGGGGGCTGAAGAGTTGATACACTTATCAGAGGATTCACCTCCTTTAGCATGGAAGATCGAAGGTGTGGCTTCTCTCAAGAAGGAGTAACTTTTCATCAAGAACCGAACCTGAGTAAGAGTTGGGAGAGAATCGTATTAGATTAAAACTGGAAAGGGATGTTAGAGCTTgagatcaacaaatatttactaaacaccTAATGTATACCAGGCTCTGTGCTAGATACAGTGGATTTACATAGCACTGTTTATAACCatctgatctttacaacaatgCTGGGAAGTAGATAGTAGgaatattcccattttgcagatgaggaaattgaggggaaaggAGTTACAAAAGGAATTAGTGGTTCAACAAAATTAGGACACAGGTTTTATGATATCCAGTTTAGTGCACTTGGGATTGGGGAGATTGCATGGGGAATAGTACTTTCTGGTAGTAAATATCAGTGTTAAAAGCTCTTTGCATGCTCTACTTTCAGCCCCCCAATCTTTGTAGCCCCCAATCTTCTTTTCAACCTATTTAAACATTACTCCTCTTTATTAAGTCTGGCCAGATTGACTTTCTTGCTGTTACTCATTCAGGACAATCCATCATCATCTCTGGCTCTTTGTACTTGCAAGCACTGCCACTGTACCTCAGTCCCTCAGAAActccttgttttcttttatgtgaaatctTTTCTGAACCTCACAGCTACTGTTGCCTTCTACTTTCAAAAAACTAATCTTGACTTATTTTGTATGTAactatttgtatacatatttctaccccttctttccactccatgtaagctccttgaggaaaaggCACTGTTTGGCCCAACACTTAGGACAGTCCTTAGAAAATAGAATtgctatttaataaataatgattgaTTAATATTGACTCAAAACCAGGTTTATTCTGCCTCATGGCACTTAAAACattggggaggtggggaggacaAGGGGTAGGGTTTTCCCTAGTTCTACCTAATCATTCAGTAGGCAGCCTCCAGTATCCCTTGACTAGTTGAACTTCCTCTGAGTTGATTTCTTTGAAAGAGACTTGAATCTGACCCTGCCTTcattattcttcctcttctttctcaagGTTGGTCCATCCCTTGCAGACTTAATTGTTTCTGTGGAAACTTCCCATCCACAGCAGTTTTCCCCCTCCACTTTCCAGGTTCGGCCCCTACCTGCTCAAAGACTAGAACACAGCGGGAGGCAGGAGACAGCTGGTACTTCAGGACCACATGGACTGGGAGGGCACACAACACCAAAGCTTGAAAGGCTAGAAGCCCTGCTCCCAGTCCTGCCCCTATATACCAGGTCCCCTGGCCCCTGCGTCTAGCCCATAGCCGAAGAGCCTGGTATGGGGCTAGGAGCGTGCATAGAAACATGGGCAGCCAGGTCATCAAGGCCAGGGGCAGCTGTCCGAAGCTGAAGATCAGGAGGTCAAACTCCAGCATTAACCTTGGGATAGAAAGAAGAGATACAGGGAGGGTAGACTTGCCAACTGCCATtcttgattttctcctttccatgTTACCCCAACAGAACCTGGACCTCAAATATACCTTTCAACTTCCCCCATCATCCTGATCCAACTTGGACTACATGAAAACATGTGTGTTTCATAGCCCCACTCTCCCCAAGTGCTGTTGATTATTCTGATTTATCCCATATATAGCTTCTTtgtgcatagttgtttgcatagtgctacccccattagattgtaaactcctagaGGGCAAAGGACTGTCTCTTGAATTTCTTTGACTTACACTTAGAAAATTAACAAATGCCTGTGGACAGATTAACTTAAATAGGGTCTTTTGGGGGAGACGGAATTTGGGACATTTTAGAAATGATCCCCTTCTATACACCCCCTATCTTGATATAGATGTTCCTAATGATACCAAATATAAAGCTTTTAGGTCTGCTGTTTTCCTTATACTAACCCTTTAATGAAAGTATTATCATACCCatttgagaaatttatatttaagtgggttttcctctcatttttttctttttgatctgatttttcttgtgtagcatgataaatgtggaaatatctttagaagaatcgcacatgttttatattggattgcttgctatatctaggggagggggcaggttgggaaggaagggagaaaaatttggaacacatgattttgcaagggtgaatgttgaaaactatctttacatatattttgaaaataaaaagctattataaaaaaagaattgcacatgtttaacttttattggattgcttgctgtctaggggaagggagagatggggagggagggagaaaaatgacaAGTCAAAAAAGTCAAACAACAAGTGTCTAGGATGGAATTTTAAGCCAAACCTCCTATGTCAATTGCATTTCCCACCCAAGCCATCTTTCTCAAGATTTTGGGTTTTACCTACTCCTTTCTCCTACCTAATTAGCCCTTGCATTTTCTCTTCAGGAATAACTCATAGAAAACTTGAAAACAGAATGGGACACATCTGGGGGGTGGAACTGCTTAAGGAAAGATTAAAATGCTTGGTCTTGAGATGGAGAAGGGCTGTTATCATAGTATAGGTTGTGGTACCTAGGACACTCATACCTTCCTTCATCAATGAAGTCAATGGCCAGCGTGCTGATGATGAAGACACATAGTCCCGCAATGAACATATGATAAATGGTTCGAAAATGCTGAACTTCCATCAACTCACTGGAAGGACCAGAGTTGGATGAGATTAAGGGGTTCAATCATTGGTCTGTCCAAACATCTTTCTGACTCGATCATATTTCATCTTGctattccttcctccccttcctctcctggCAGATGTACGGGAAAATCAAGACCTAGAGCATCTTCCCTGCTCCACCCATGTCCAGAGGTCAGGACTTCTGATTTCCATCTGCACTCATCCCTTCCCCTGCTAAGTACTGCCCTGACCCCTGACTCACTCAAGTAGTGACTTGCGGTGGATGAAAACTTTCCGTCTCTCCAGATTTGATTCCCGGGCTCTGAATGGAGATGGGGAACAGAGAAATTCCGAAGAACAGGAGTGGTGCCAGGGCACAGAAGGAAGAAGACTTAGGAGGCATTTCTTGCCAAGATGGGGTAAAGGGCTGGTGGGATGTTTAATGTTCCAGAGCGAGAGGGCTTCTGTTGCCCACCTTCCGGTCCTTACCTTTTTGGGGATTCCTGAGAGGCTGAGGTCCAGCCCTGAGGTGGGTGGGACTGCACAGCTTCCCACATGGCCCGATCAAACAGCTCATTCAGCTGCTGGTGGGCTTGCTCCAGCAACTCTGCTTTCACCGCCTGCAGGACTTAGAGCCAAAGTAAAACAGCCCAACcagatttcttcatttcttagtGTTGGATCTTCACTGACTACTGATTCCTTATACCATCATGCTGGATCTCCATCCttgcctcctcctttccctctccaccCCCAACACTTTTTTGACCAAACTCTAGGCTTATTTGACCCCATCTCCTTATTAACCTTTGACCcatgattgattttttaaatccaaaaCAAGACCTTCCCCTCTAACCTAGTCTTCATCATTTCCCTTACCTCAGGGCCTGTCCAACTGGACCTCTGACTCTGGGGCCTTATCTCTGACCTATAACCCAGCCTCACTCACCTTCATATGCCTTGTCAGTTGTACCAGGTCAGGAACCCCATGTTCTTTGGTACTTTCTAGGAGAGAAAGAGGCCATTGGCCACATACAAAAAGTAGGAAGTATCTGGGCTATGTTGTCTTTGACCCAGACCCATCTACACTGAGACTTTTTAGAATACAGATTCTTatgttccttcttctctctctctcattgccCACCTCCTCAAGCTTCTCTTCCATAGGCATTCAAGGCCAGCATCAAAGATGAGATCAGACTAATTGGGCAAAGATTGCAATATTAGATAATTTCTTCTCTCAGGCAAAGTCTGGAATTATAGGATTCACTTAGAACCTCCTGTTCTTCCAGAGCAGTAGAAAAGACTGACCTTCATAAGGCCTTTTCAACAACACATTGTCCGACCTTTCCCTGGGCTGCCCCCACGTCCTGTCCCTGACGGGTCTTCTTGTACTCTCTTGAGACTCACCACTGAGGGGGGAgatgttctcttgtttctcttcCAGCCCCTCTCTCCTCCGAAGCCGGGCCCCTGCTGGCTCCATGATGTGTGTGAACAAACAACCAGCTCCCCTCACAGCACCTGCCCCAATCAGCGTCCCGGCACTGTGTGACCAATACGGACTAAAGTCCTCTCTGGAGGAAGGGGCCTGTTAGGCCCCTGATAAGTTATCTTATGAGGATGAGGGTTCCTAAGAATGAACTTTGCCCCTGTCAAAGGGATCTAGGAGTCCACCCCCTACCTCCAGTTCAGCTTCCTGTCTCCTAATTCCCCCCGCCCCTCTATATGCCATCCACTGACTATGGTAGTGACTGTTGGTAGTGCAGGGCTCTGCCTATCTAAAGCCTTTATCAATCTGATGTTCTCTCGGCTGCCTCCCACACAGAAGATTGAAGGTCAAGAAAAGATGGGAAGCACGTTTGCAGCACCAATAGGATGTCGTCTCCTTGCTGACTCATGGAACCCCAGAGATACCTGCTCTCTCTCCCTAGTTCTGTGGCACTAAAAATACCAAAGAGGatacaaataattggaaaatgtctAGGAAAGAGATTATTCCCCCATTCCCAACCCAAGCAAGTTAAAAGAAGCTACCTAGCTTCTTTTTAACCACCTGCTAGGTCCCTGTGGGTTCACATCCTACTTTCCCTGAGATAAACCTGGAGGAATAAAACtgcttttattgtttcttctgtGAAAATGGGAGTAGGGATTGGGGGAGGTGGTTCTGGAGATTAACTattaacttttctctttctccatggTGTTCAGAGATCAGCGTCAGGGACAAAGTCCTCAAAGAAGGATAGGGGACATGACAAAAGGCAGATAGATATTCCTCCCTCTGCATTGGGGATGGGATGGGATTGGTCTGGAACATTATCAATCAAAGGACTTCTAAATGTCTCAAGAAGGATAGAGAATAGGCAACAAGAAAAGTCTAATGCTCAAGAAATGGGAGCAGAGCTGAACTGAAGAAAGAATGAGCCAAGGGCTATAAGTATGTGTGTGAGGAGGAGTCGGGCAGGGGAAGGAGATAATCACACATAATAGACACCAAGACCCCAGTTCAGCTTTATTAACAATCCAACCCAACACCAATAGTCTTCCCAATTATCATGTAGTTGAGTCACTGACACACATACAGCTTGAGAAAA
Protein-coding sequences here:
- the SOAT2 gene encoding sterol O-acyltransferase 2 isoform X2 — translated: MEPAGARLRRREGLEEKQENISPLSESTKEHGVPDLVQLTRHMKAVKAELLEQAHQQLNELFDRAMWEAVQSHPPQGWTSASQESPKSELMEVQHFRTIYHMFIAGLCVFIISTLAIDFIDEGRLMLEFDLLIFSFGQLPLALMTWLPMFLCTLLAPYQALRLWARRRGQGTWYIGAGLGAGLLAFQALVLCALPVHVVLKYQLSPASRCVLVFEQVRFLMKSYSFLREATPSIFHAKGGEKTQAPSFSSYLYFLFCPTLMYRENYPRTTHIRWNYVAKNFAQVLGCLFYACFILGRLCVPVFDNMSREPFSTRALVLSIMHATLPGIFMLLLIFFAFLHCWLNAFAEMLRFADRMFYRDWWNSTSFSNYYRTWNVVVHDWLYSYIYQDGLRLLGVKARGPAMLSVFLVSAIVHEYIFCFVLGFFYPVMLILFLIGAMLNFMMHDKHSGPVWNVLLWTMLFLGQGIMVSLYCQEWYARKQCPLPQMTFWGLVTPRSWSCHI
- the SOAT2 gene encoding sterol O-acyltransferase 2 isoform X1, translating into MEPAGARLRRREGLEEKQENISPLSESTKEHGVPDLVQLTRHMKAVKAELLEQAHQQLNELFDRAMWEAVQSHPPQGWTSASQESPKRARESNLERRKVFIHRKSLLDELMEVQHFRTIYHMFIAGLCVFIISTLAIDFIDEGRLMLEFDLLIFSFGQLPLALMTWLPMFLCTLLAPYQALRLWARRRGQGTWYIGAGLGAGLLAFQALVLCALPVHVVLKYQLSPASRCVLVFEQVRFLMKSYSFLREATPSIFHAKGGEKTQAPSFSSYLYFLFCPTLMYRENYPRTTHIRWNYVAKNFAQVLGCLFYACFILGRLCVPVFDNMSREPFSTRALVLSIMHATLPGIFMLLLIFFAFLHCWLNAFAEMLRFADRMFYRDWWNSTSFSNYYRTWNVVVHDWLYSYIYQDGLRLLGVKARGPAMLSVFLVSAIVHEYIFCFVLGFFYPVMLILFLIGAMLNFMMHDKHSGPVWNVLLWTMLFLGQGIMVSLYCQEWYARKQCPLPQMTFWGLVTPRSWSCHI